In the genome of Nyctibius grandis isolate bNycGra1 chromosome 18, bNycGra1.pri, whole genome shotgun sequence, one region contains:
- the CUEDC1 gene encoding CUE domain-containing protein 1: MTSLFRRSSSNGSSRGGSSAQELNNSRPARQVRRLEFNQAMEDFKTMFPNMDYDIIECVLRANNGAVDATIDQLLQMNLDSSGCDDSSDSEDSIPPEILERTLEPDSSDEEPPPVYSPPAYESQALGSHCPQVPPTPPPRTDVPGPGSTPAPGRYRNWNPPLLGNLPEDFLRILPQQSAGAQGSPGCRQPAPQGLVPRGQGSLEQERRWKQYLEDERIALFLQNEEFMKELQRNRDFLLALERDRLKYESKKSKSTSVAVSNDFGFSSVLSGDVAPSGTSEAGGAVSDDALFRDKLKHMGKSTRKKLFELARAFSEKTKMRKSKRKHLLKHQVLGTAASTANLLDDVEGHSCDEDFQARKQQLRAEEETPKEGQ; this comes from the exons ATGACGAGCCTTTTCCGTCGGAGCAGCAGCAACGGCAGCTCGCGCGGCGGCTCCTCCGCCCAGGAGCTCAACAACAGCCGCCCCGCCAGGCAGGTCCGCCGGCTGGAGTTCAACCAGGCCATGGAGGACTTCAAGACCATGTTCCCCAACATGGACTACGACATCATCGAGTGCGTCTTGAGGGCCAACAACGGCGCCGTGGACGCCACCATCGACCAGCTCCTGCAGATGAACCTGGACAGCAGCGGCTGTGACGACAGCTCGGACTCGGAGGACAGCATCCCCCCCGAG ATCCTGGAGCGGACCCTGGAGCCGGACAGCTCGGACGAGGAGCCCCCTCCTGTCTACTCCCCTCCTGCCTATGAGAGCCAGGCGTTGGGCAGCCACTGCCCCCaggtgccccccaccccgccgcccAG GACCGACGTGCCAGGGCCCGGCAGCACCCCGGCGCCCGGGCGCTACAGGAACTGGAACCCGCCGCTCCTGGGCAACCTCCCCGAGGACTTCCTCCgcatcctgccccagcagagcGCCGGTGCCCAG ggctcccCCGGCTGCCGGCAGCCCGCGCCGCAGGGGCTGGTCCCACGGGGCCAGGGCTCGCTGGAGCAGGAGCGGCGGTGGAAGCAGTACCTGGAGGACGAGCGCATCGCGCTCTTCCTGCAGAACGAAGAGTTCATGAAGGAGCTCCAGAGGAACCGGGATTTCCTCCTTGCCCTGGAGAGAG atcgGTTGAAATATGAGTCAAAAAAATCCAAGTCGACCAGTGTTGCTGTCAGCAACGACTTTGGTTTCTCCTCAGTACTATCAG GTGACGTAGCCCCCTCTGGAACCAGCGAGGCCGGCGGGGCCGTGTCTGACGATGCCTTATTCAgagacaaactgaaacacatggGAAAAT CCACGCGCAAGAAGCTGTTTGAACTCGCCAGAGCCTTCTCCGAGAAGACAAAGATGAGGAAATcgaaaagaaaacacttgttGAAGCACCAAGT GCTGGGGACGGCAGCTTCCACGGCAAATCTTCTCGACGACGTCGAAGGACATTCGTGCG ATGAAGACTTCCAAGCACGGAAGCAGCAGCTCCGGGCGGAGGAGGAGACGCCGAAGGAAGGGCAGTAA
- the MRPS23 gene encoding small ribosomal subunit protein mS23: MAGNRMQKIGSVFSRTRNLLRIGVIKKPLWFDVYAAFPPLREPVYRVPRPRYGKVRDVVPPIFYQEDQVRARFYRVYGSGPRPFDLSQSNYKSTCQRFVEKYNELKEEGKIEEEKLFEETGKALLASGVILQRRGTDKVIQQDRQDVETRDPVLHLQLQTVLEELQEKKDQEEQTPELAETQKEDPLPS, encoded by the exons ATGGCGGGGAACCGCATGCAGAAGATAGGGAGCGTGTTCAGCCG GACCCGGAACCTGCTCCGCATCGGCGTGATCAAGAAGCCGCTGTGGTTCGACGTCTACGCTGCCTTCCCCCCGCTGAGGGAGCCCGTGTACCGCGTGCCGCGGCCGCGCTACGGCAAGGTGCGGGATGTCGTCCCGCCCATCTTCTACCAGGAGGACCAAGTGCGAGC GAGATTTTACAGAGTTTATGGCAGCGGCCCAAGGCCTTTCGACCTGTCACAATCAAACTACAAATCTACTTGCCAGAG GTTTGTTGAAAAATACAATGAAttgaaagaagaaggaaaaattgaagaagaaaaattgtttgaagaaacaggaaaagcgCTTTTAGCAAGTGGGGTAATTTTACAGAGAAGAGGAACAGATAAA GTAATACAACAGGATCGTCAGGATGTTGAAACCAGGGATCCTGTATTACACCTGCAGCTTCAGACTGTGTTGGAAGAGCTACAGGAAAAGAAGGATCAGGAGGAGCAGACGCCAGAGCTGGCAGAAACGCAGAAGGAAGATCCTTTACCCTCCTGA